A portion of the Pithys albifrons albifrons isolate INPA30051 chromosome 1, PitAlb_v1, whole genome shotgun sequence genome contains these proteins:
- the VPS26C gene encoding vacuolar protein sorting-associated protein 26C has translation MGTALDVRVKRAGKVYRDGEVLSGVVVITSKDTVQHQGISLTMEGSVNLQLSAKSVGVFEAFYNSVKPIQIINSTIEMLKPGKLPSGKTEIPFEFPLQMKGNKVLYETYHGVFVNIQYTLRCDMRRSLLAKDLTKTCEFIVHSLSQKVKLLPSPVDFTITPETLQNVKERASLPKFLIRGHLNSTNCVITQPLTGELVVESAECAVKSIELQLVRVETCGCAEGYARDATEIQNIQIADGDVCRGLPIPIYMVFPRLFTCPTLETTNFKVEFEVNIVVLLHDDHLITENFPLKLCRM, from the exons GAAGTTCTCTCTGGAGTTGTGGTCATCACCAGCAAGGACACGGTCCAGCACCAGGGGATCTCCCTGACCATGGAGGGCTCAGTGAACCTGCAGCTCAGTGCCAAGAGCGTGGGGGTGTTCGAGGCCTTCTACAACTCTGTCAAG CCCATTCAGATCATCAACAGCACCATTGAAATGCTCAAACCAGGGAAACTTCCCAGTGGCAAGACAGAAATTCCCTTTGAATTCCCACTGCAGATGAAGGGGAACAAAGTCCTGTATGAGACTTATCATGGGGTGTTTGTCAATATTCAG TACACCCTGAGGTGTGACATGAGACGGTCCCTGCTGGCCAAGGACCTCACCAAGACTTGTGAGTTCATTGTCCACTCCCTG tCCCAGAAGGTGAAGCTGCTGCCAAGCCCTGTGGACTTCACCATCACTCCTGAAACTCTGCAGAATGTTAAAGAG AGAGCCTCCCTGCCCAAATTCCTCATCAGAGGGCACCTCAACTCCACCAACTGTGTGATCACCCAGCCCCTGACGGGTGAGCTGGTGGTGGAGAGCGCTGAGTGTGCCGTGAAGAGCATCGAGCTGCAGCTGGTGCGGGTGGAGACCTGTG gctgtgctgagggctATGCCAGGGATGCCACGGAGATCCAGAACATCCAGATCGCCGACGGCGACGTGTGCCggggcctccccatccccatctaCATGGTGTTCCCCAGGCTCTTCACCTGCCCCACCCTGGAGACAACCAACTTCAAAGTGG aGTTTGAAGTGAACATTGTGGTCCTTCTGCACGACGACCATCTCATCACTGAGAACTTCCCCCTGAAGCTCTGCAGGATGTGA